The following coding sequences are from one Gossypium raimondii isolate GPD5lz chromosome 4, ASM2569854v1, whole genome shotgun sequence window:
- the LOC105767262 gene encoding uncharacterized protein LOC105767262: protein MYVATAEIDPHENHPWKLSFDGASNAKGNGIGAVLVSPSGDHYPFTSKLDFDCTNNVAEYEACIMGIRAAIEWEIKVLEVYGDSALVIYQLKGEWKTRDPKLVRYRKLVLELIEEFDSVTFCYFPRDENQMADALATLASMTKVNKPEDMKPIQISIHEAPAHCCNIDDKEEKDDHPWFHDILRYVKSREYHDHATENDKRTLRRLAIDYVLDGEILYKTGKDQILLRCVDAIEAKKILKEVHEGFCGTHANGFTMARQIMRFGEQINEVAFPGSVVEQIKATTAILLP from the coding sequence atgtatgtcGCAACTGCTGAAATAGATCCCCACGAAAATCACCCTTGGAAGCTAAGCtttgatggagcttcaaatgctaaaggcaatggaattggggcagtcctcGTGTCCCCTagtggagatcattatcctttcactagcaaattggattttgattgcaccaATAAcgtggctgagtatgaagcttgcattatGGGCATCCGGGCAGCCATAGAGTGGGAAATTAAGGTGCTAGAGGTATACGGAGACTctgcattggtaatataccagctTAAAGGAGAATGGAAAACAAGAGACCCGAAGTTAGTCCGCTATCGAAAATTGGTTTTGGAGTTGATTGAGGAATTTGACAGTGTCACCTTTTGTTACTTCCCACGAGACGAAAACCAGATGGCCGATGCTTTGGCCACTCTAGCCTCTATGACCAAAGTGAATAAACCAGAAGACATGAAACCTATTCAAATCAGCATTCATGAGGCTCCAGCTCATTGTTGCAATATTGACGATAAAGAGGAAAAGGATGATCACCCTTGGTTTCATGACATATTGCGATATGTAAAAAGTCGTGAGTACCATGACCATGCGACAGaaaatgataagaggacattaaGGAGATTAGCCATTGATTATGTCCTAGATGGGGAGATTTTGTACAAAACGGGGAAAGATCAAATATTGTTGAGATGTGTGGATGCTATTGAGgccaagaaaattttgaaagaagtGCATGAAGGTTTCTGTGGAACGCATGCCAACGGCTTCACGATGGCCAGACAAAttatgagatttgg